The following DNA comes from Mesotoga sp. Brook.08.105.5.1.
GCAAGAATCGGAGCGAAGATCTCTCTGATTATCGGAAAGGAAGAAATCGAAAGAGATATAGTGACCGTCAGGGTAATGAGTGACGGGTCGCAGTTTCAGGTAGATAGCGACTATATGGTTGACTACGTGGTCGATAAGCTAAGAGATATTACGTAAAACTGCCAATTTAAGTTGTCTGCGAAAGAAAATTGATAATAATCACCTTTAGTCAACTGTAATCACTTGAATTATCTTCCTGGAGTATGTTATCATCTACTCGTGGAGAAACTCATGCCCAGGAGGTTTTCAACATGATTAACGAAGAAATTCAATCATTTTTAAGTACCGACCCGACGATTCAGGATCTCCGACGTTTCGCGAAAATGATGGGGATTAACCTTAAGAGAACTATGGGAAAAAAGGATATCTCTCGTGCTCTGAAGAAGCATGCTCAGGAGAGCAAACATGTTTCGAGCGATGCAGCGACAAAGACTCCCTCAGAGATCCTCCGCCCTTCCAAGCCAGTAAATGCAGAGATCCCATCATCGTACTTTCATGATTTTGTTACTATCCATCCAGTGAATCCTTACTGGGTGTATGTGGTGTGGGATCTTTCTGAACGAACTGCTCGAGATCTTTCGACCTCTCAATTCAGGCTTCTTGTAAGAGTCAGTGATATTACTAACATCATCTACGATGGAAAGAATGCTCACAGATTTAAGGAGTCTGACATCTCTATCGATGCGGGCAACTGGTATTTCCAGGTTGATTTTCCCGATGCAGACTACATTGCCGAGATCGGTTACTACATTGACGGTCATTTCAAGAGCGTTCTTAAATCTGGAATTACGCGGACACCGAGGAACTCGCCGAAGTTTACCGATAATGAAATCTGGGTAGATCTGAGAAAAGGCTCTAGGAAAGAGTTGAAAGTCTCTCACGAGAGTTCTAGACGTGCGAGAATCACGAAATCTTCGGGACCAACAGGCAATCCTTCTTCTGAAGAGTTCATCAAAACTATCTCGAAGAGCAGAAGCGGGAGATGATTTTATGAGCAGAGGGAGATTCGTATTAATGCTCCATGCGCATTTGCCGTTTATCAACCACCCTGACTTCCCGAGCTTCATGGAAGAGAGATGGCTGTTCGAGGCCATTACAGAGACATATATACCTCTCTTACAGGCTTTCAGAAGGCTGAGGAGTGACGGAGTGAATTTTAAAGTGACGATGAGCATAACTCCGCCTCTGATGGAAATGCTTGCTAATAACGACCTGCAGAAGAAGTATCTCAATTATCTTGGATCATCGATTGAGCTTGCAGGAATAGAGATTTCGAGAACCTCTGCAGAACACCCGGCCGCCAACAGGCTGGCTACGCATTATCTTCATGAACTGGAAGACATTAGGAAAGTCTATGAAGAATGCAACTGCAATCTGGTTGGAGAATTCTCAGGGTTCCAGGATAGCGGAGAATTGGAGATTGTAACATGTAACGCTACTCATGGTTTTCTACCTCTGATGACCAATTTCCCTGAGGCGATAAATGCTCAAATAAGCATCGGAGTTGACTCCTATAGGAGACATGTTGGGAAGGACCCCAGAGGAATCTGGCTGGCCGAGTGTGGTTATGTCCCAGGCTTCGATTCGTATTTGCGCGAACACGGACTTTCTTTCTTCTTTGTTGACTCTCACAGCCTTTGGTACGGAGATCCGGCACCGAGATACGGAGTATACAGACCGGTAGTTACACCAGAGAATGTTTTTGTGTTCGCAAGAGATCCCGAATCAAGTCAACAGGTATGGAGTGCCGAAGTTGGTTATCCCGGTGATTCAAGGTATAGAGAGTTTTATAGAGACGTGGGCTTCGACAGGGAAGAGGACTATATTAGGCCCTACATAGATCCGAGTGGAGAGCGGTGCAACACTGGAATAAAGTATTATAAGATAACTGGTAAAGATGTACCCCTCAACGAAAAGAGCTATTATGACTTGGACGATGCCCGAAGAGCTACTGTAGAACACGCAAAGGATTTCGCAAACAGAAAGAGAGAACAGGTTAGGAGGTTATTCAGTCAGTTTGACGGAGAAGAACCTGTAATCGTTGCTCCTTTCGATGCAGAGTTGTTCGGTCACTGGTGGTATGAAGGCCCTCTGTTCATTGAGGAGCTTTTCAGAGAACTTAACGGAGATGACATTGTTGTTCCTTCAACTCCTTCAGAAGTTATCAACTCAATGGATCAGGCACAGGTAGTCACTCCCAATACCTCTACCTGGGGAGCCAACGGATACAACGAAGTTTGGCTGAATGGTAGAAACGACTGGATATATAGGCATCTGGACGAAGGCTCCAGGAGAATGATTGAACTCGCAAGGAAGTTTGAAAGAACAGACGACGCACTTAGAATCAGGGCGCTAAATCAGATGGCTAGAGAGCTTCTTCTTGCTCAGTCAAGCGACTGGGCATTCATCATAACAACTAACACGACAGTGGAATACGCTGTTAACAGAACCAAGACTCATATTGACAGGCTGCTGAGGCTCTATGGAGAAATCGAGAGTAATTCGATAGATGAAAGCAGACTGAAGACCCTGGAATGGATTGACTCAATATTTCCGCACATTGACTTCAGGGTCTACGCTAAGCAGGTCGGTTAGTTAAATCCATCATTTTTCTTGACGTTGCGCCGATTACAAGAGCAAACTTACTATGGTATAATTCGTGAAGCCGGGGGAGGCATGAACCTCCCCCTCTTGGTTGTAGAGTATTTGGTGCTTGGAGGGAGTTGAAAAGTAAATGCCAAAGAAGAAATCCAGAGGAAATCCTAATTTCATGAAATCTATTCAACGGCCTGTCGTTTGGGCAGTAGCTGTACTCTTTGGAGTTGGAATTATTTGGTGGTCCGTTGCCCAGTATATTGGAGGCGGCTCTCAAGGAAATCAACAGAACACAGGAGCTACGGTCAATTTCAGCGAAACCGTTGGAGGGCTCACAAAGGACGGCACACCTCTTTCTGATCCAAATTACTGGATTACCTATTCAGAGTACGAAACATCGGTACGCGACACACTAACGAACCTGAGAAGCCAGGGGTATACCCTAGATCCGTATTTTGAGATGGAAAACTATCCCAGTGAAATGGGAATTAGATACGACATATTCATGTCATTGATCGATCAGAAGACACTGCTTCTCTATGCAACAGAGAATGAAGTCCTTCCGACGACTGCACAGGTCGAGTCTGAGACAAAGAGGATAGTTGATCAGTATGTTGCAGATGAAGAAACCAGATCCGCAATAATTTACCAGTACGGTTCTGTCGATGCCTTTTCAGCGCTCATCAAAGACTATGTGGCAACGCAGTTGCTAACTGTGAATGTCGCAAACAAGGCGATTCCAGACATGAATAGTCGCTTCCAGACTTTTGTTGAAGAGAATCTAGAAGGTTTGAAGTTCGATTATGAGAGGGTAGATGCAGACCATATCCTTGTTTCTGATGAAGCGAGCGCAGTCGAAATAAAGGCGATGATTGAGAATGGTGAGGTCTCATTTGCCGAAGCCGCTACTAGGTATTCGATAGACACAGGTACTGCAGCCAGTGGCGGTGCCCTTGGGCAGTTCAGAAGAGGAGAGATGGTTCCTGAATTCGAAGACGCTTCTTTTGACGCAACTCCCGGCGTTTTGGTCGGCCCTGTCGAGTCACAATTCGGGTACCACCTTATACTTGTAAACAACAAGTCTACATTCGACAGCTTCGAGGAATTCGTTAACACTCCCTCTTATCAGACTGAAATGAATCAGTTTGAGAACGCTGAATTCGACAAATGGATCGCAGAATACAGAGTGGAGAATAATCTATCGCATATGATAAACGATCCCGATCTTGAGATGTATTCCAAGTATGATGAAGCAAGAAGAGACAGACAGGCGGCCAAGAGATTTCTGGAAGAACTCGAAAGCGACTATTTTGACGAATCCGGAAATGTCCTCATAGGCGAATCGTACCTTCCGGTTGTCTTCTATACGCAGTTAGTTGAGGACGAGGTAACCAACCTCAGATATCAGGTGTTCGATTTGGAAGATCTAGAGGATCTCTTGTTGGCTCTTCCAGCAACCGCAACATCGATGTCGATCGAGGATATTAACGATCAGCTTGAAACAATTCCGGCAACAAACACTGAATTGAGAAGTGTTCTTTCTGAAGCTAAAAGGGCCCGAGAATACATGACAGAATTCGGTGTTGAGAGTTTGGAAGAAGTTCAGGAGATGCTGGCAGATAAGCGGAAAGTCTATGACGAAACGAACTCCCGTTTCGAGAGCTCTGTTAGATACCTCTATTCTGTAATGCCCAACTCAACAAAAGTCGTAAACTATATGTACCAGATAGACGGCAACAATCCAGAAGTCGCATACATGTACAACGAGAACTCCTACAACTTGAACGTGAGGCCTCTGCTGGAGAACTCCGCCTTGCTGGATAGCTATCTTCAATACTACAGTCAGTACTTTGGAGCGCAGGCTAGATCTCTCTTGATTGACTCTCCTATTCAGAGCATAGAAGGAGATCTGAATCGAAAGGTAATTAACTCTACAGAAGCCGCGACGGATCTGAAGATTAGTGCGCTTTATCTGCTTGTTGACATCTATGAGAAGATGGCAAATCTGGAGCAAAACGAACCGCTAATGGAGATCTACCTTATGGCTGAAAAGCATTACCTGGAGAAGCTTCTGGAATTTAATCCGGAAGACGAGACTATCAGGGGTCTAATTGAGAGTATCGAATTCTATATCTCAGAACTGAACGCTAGCCAAACGATCGATGCAACCGAGACGGCTGACTCAACGGAGTTCGAAACCTCTAGCGACATGGACCTTGACACCGAAGTTACTTCAGGAGAATTGAGTGTTCCATTTGAAATCGAGGCACCTTCACAAATAGGAGATGTCGATCTGGACGTAACTCTTGATAGTGAAGGACCGAACGAGACAAATAACTAGTCATAAGAAAGGGTGGCGATAGCCACCCTTTTCTGGCTGGGGCGGCAGGATTCGAACCTACGGATGTCAGAGCCAAAATCTGATGCCTTACCAACTTGGCTACGCCCCACAGCAAATAGATTCTAACATCGACTATTTGTGGTGTCAATGATTTGGAGTGATTCTATGGCTAACCACGAGATTTTCGTAAAGGAATTGAATAAGAAGATTCCAGTTACCAAAGAGACT
Coding sequences within:
- a CDS encoding peptidylprolyl isomerase; translation: MPKKKSRGNPNFMKSIQRPVVWAVAVLFGVGIIWWSVAQYIGGGSQGNQQNTGATVNFSETVGGLTKDGTPLSDPNYWITYSEYETSVRDTLTNLRSQGYTLDPYFEMENYPSEMGIRYDIFMSLIDQKTLLLYATENEVLPTTAQVESETKRIVDQYVADEETRSAIIYQYGSVDAFSALIKDYVATQLLTVNVANKAIPDMNSRFQTFVEENLEGLKFDYERVDADHILVSDEASAVEIKAMIENGEVSFAEAATRYSIDTGTAASGGALGQFRRGEMVPEFEDASFDATPGVLVGPVESQFGYHLILVNNKSTFDSFEEFVNTPSYQTEMNQFENAEFDKWIAEYRVENNLSHMINDPDLEMYSKYDEARRDRQAAKRFLEELESDYFDESGNVLIGESYLPVVFYTQLVEDEVTNLRYQVFDLEDLEDLLLALPATATSMSIEDINDQLETIPATNTELRSVLSEAKRAREYMTEFGVESLEEVQEMLADKRKVYDETNSRFESSVRYLYSVMPNSTKVVNYMYQIDGNNPEVAYMYNENSYNLNVRPLLENSALLDSYLQYYSQYFGAQARSLLIDSPIQSIEGDLNRKVINSTEAATDLKISALYLLVDIYEKMANLEQNEPLMEIYLMAEKHYLEKLLEFNPEDETIRGLIESIEFYISELNASQTIDATETADSTEFETSSDMDLDTEVTSGELSVPFEIEAPSQIGDVDLDVTLDSEGPNETNN
- a CDS encoding 1,4-alpha-glucan branching protein domain-containing protein, with translation MSRGRFVLMLHAHLPFINHPDFPSFMEERWLFEAITETYIPLLQAFRRLRSDGVNFKVTMSITPPLMEMLANNDLQKKYLNYLGSSIELAGIEISRTSAEHPAANRLATHYLHELEDIRKVYEECNCNLVGEFSGFQDSGELEIVTCNATHGFLPLMTNFPEAINAQISIGVDSYRRHVGKDPRGIWLAECGYVPGFDSYLREHGLSFFFVDSHSLWYGDPAPRYGVYRPVVTPENVFVFARDPESSQQVWSAEVGYPGDSRYREFYRDVGFDREEDYIRPYIDPSGERCNTGIKYYKITGKDVPLNEKSYYDLDDARRATVEHAKDFANRKREQVRRLFSQFDGEEPVIVAPFDAELFGHWWYEGPLFIEELFRELNGDDIVVPSTPSEVINSMDQAQVVTPNTSTWGANGYNEVWLNGRNDWIYRHLDEGSRRMIELARKFERTDDALRIRALNQMARELLLAQSSDWAFIITTNTTVEYAVNRTKTHIDRLLRLYGEIESNSIDESRLKTLEWIDSIFPHIDFRVYAKQVG
- a CDS encoding DUF4912 domain-containing protein, whose amino-acid sequence is MINEEIQSFLSTDPTIQDLRRFAKMMGINLKRTMGKKDISRALKKHAQESKHVSSDAATKTPSEILRPSKPVNAEIPSSYFHDFVTIHPVNPYWVYVVWDLSERTARDLSTSQFRLLVRVSDITNIIYDGKNAHRFKESDISIDAGNWYFQVDFPDADYIAEIGYYIDGHFKSVLKSGITRTPRNSPKFTDNEIWVDLRKGSRKELKVSHESSRRARITKSSGPTGNPSSEEFIKTISKSRSGR